The uncultured Roseibium sp. genome contains a region encoding:
- a CDS encoding NAD(P)-dependent oxidoreductase, with amino-acid sequence MTSPIPVGFIGIGTMGEPMAMNLVRAGTPLLVWNRTPEKCEPLERAGAGVADDIADLFAACETIILMLADGASTDAVLDRGGADFSKRVGGRTIIAMGTESADYSHGLGADIRGAGGRYVEAPVSGSRKPAEAGQLVGLLAGDAEDRERLRPVLSPMCREIFDCGAVPGALHMKLAVNTFLITLVTGLAEASHFAARHDLEMERFVDILNAGPMASDVSRVKAEKILHRDFARQAGISDVLKNSRLVVEAAREATIASPLMDLCFALYGETEALGLGEDDMISVVRAIEERTVKERNGALTPS; translated from the coding sequence ATGACGTCCCCGATCCCAGTTGGTTTCATCGGCATCGGTACCATGGGCGAACCAATGGCAATGAACCTGGTTCGGGCCGGCACGCCGCTTCTTGTCTGGAACCGGACGCCGGAGAAGTGCGAGCCCCTGGAGCGGGCGGGCGCGGGTGTTGCCGATGACATCGCCGATCTCTTTGCGGCATGCGAGACGATCATCCTGATGCTGGCCGATGGTGCATCGACGGATGCCGTGCTCGACCGCGGCGGAGCCGATTTTTCCAAGCGGGTCGGCGGGCGCACGATCATCGCCATGGGCACCGAGTCGGCCGACTATTCCCATGGTTTGGGAGCGGATATTCGCGGTGCCGGAGGGCGTTATGTGGAAGCGCCGGTTTCCGGCTCGCGCAAACCGGCGGAAGCCGGGCAGCTTGTCGGTCTTCTGGCGGGCGATGCGGAAGATCGCGAACGCCTTCGTCCCGTGCTGTCGCCGATGTGCCGCGAGATATTCGATTGCGGAGCGGTTCCGGGCGCCCTGCACATGAAGCTCGCGGTCAACACGTTCCTGATCACGCTGGTTACAGGCCTCGCGGAGGCGTCGCATTTTGCCGCCCGGCATGACCTCGAGATGGAGCGCTTCGTGGATATTCTGAACGCCGGACCCATGGCGAGCGATGTGTCCCGGGTCAAGGCCGAGAAGATCCTGCATCGGGACTTCGCACGCCAGGCGGGCATTTCCGACGTCCTGAAGAACAGCCGTCTCGTGGTCGAGGCCGCTCGGGAGGCCACCATTGCCTCGCCGCTGATGGACCTCTGTTTCGCGCTTTACGGCGAGACCGAGGCCCTGGGGCTCGGAGAGGACGACATGATCTCGGTCGTCCGGGCAATCGAAGAGCGCACCGTCAAGGAGCGGAATGGCGCCCTGACGCCCTCCTGA